In Flavobacterium cerinum, one genomic interval encodes:
- a CDS encoding uroporphyrinogen-III synthase, with the protein MQEAIRIISTKILLSNQKQYLLNAGFSVIESDFIKTEDLDFSTKILHDSLIFTSQNAVHSVLKHPDLKILQQKEVFCVGLKTKALLEANGFNVIAYTGYAADLAEIITLVYPKRTYTFFSGNLRRDTLPDTFQEAGIVFNEITVYTTSLTPHKIEAKANGLLFYSPSGVVSYLKDNPITDEICFCIGTTTAEALLNVTKNIVIANQPTIENTIIQCLNHFKSLAS; encoded by the coding sequence ATGCAGGAAGCGATTCGTATAATCAGTACCAAAATACTACTGTCTAATCAGAAGCAATATCTGCTTAATGCTGGTTTTTCTGTTATCGAATCCGATTTTATTAAAACGGAGGATCTCGATTTTTCTACGAAAATTCTCCATGATTCCTTGATTTTTACTAGTCAAAATGCGGTCCATAGTGTACTAAAGCATCCCGATTTGAAAATTTTACAGCAAAAAGAAGTATTTTGTGTCGGTTTAAAAACCAAAGCCTTACTGGAAGCAAACGGCTTTAACGTCATTGCCTATACCGGGTATGCGGCGGATCTGGCGGAAATCATCACATTAGTCTATCCGAAAAGAACGTATACTTTTTTTAGCGGAAACTTACGTCGGGACACATTACCGGATACTTTTCAGGAAGCCGGAATTGTTTTTAACGAAATCACAGTATATACAACGTCACTGACTCCGCATAAAATAGAAGCCAAAGCTAACGGTTTGTTATTTTACAGTCCTTCCGGTGTTGTTAGCTATTTAAAGGATAACCCGATAACCGATGAAATTTGTTTTTGTATAGGAACAACAACAGCCGAAGCATTACTGAATGTCACTAAAAATATAGTAATAGCGAACCAGCCTACTATTGAGAATACGATAATTCAATGTCTGAATCACTTTAAATCGTTAGCGTCATGA
- a CDS encoding GNAT family N-acetyltransferase → MNYLLENQETNRLVFRKLTPGDFESWLPYHKDFDAIEFYNAGKTPEEACRKWFEEQFSKYEQQSGGMNVLIDKKSKAVIGQCGLEPDTEDKRKIVIRYALLPKFRGKGYEEEALQQCITAAFKTMKIKSLIAFASPSDQEREDVYTKIGMEWEDTDIENHTIVNIFKIKQ, encoded by the coding sequence ATGAATTATCTTTTAGAAAATCAGGAAACCAACCGGTTAGTATTCCGAAAACTTACTCCGGGTGATTTTGAAAGCTGGCTACCCTATCATAAAGATTTTGATGCAATCGAATTCTATAACGCCGGCAAAACTCCGGAAGAAGCTTGCAGGAAATGGTTTGAAGAACAATTTTCAAAATACGAACAACAATCGGGAGGTATGAATGTCCTGATTGATAAAAAAAGTAAAGCCGTAATCGGTCAATGCGGATTAGAACCCGATACGGAAGATAAACGTAAAATCGTTATTCGCTATGCCTTGCTTCCGAAATTCAGAGGGAAAGGATATGAAGAAGAAGCCTTACAACAGTGTATTACTGCAGCTTTTAAAACGATGAAAATAAAATCCCTTATAGCATTTGCAAGTCCGTCTGATCAGGAACGGGAAGATGTTTACACCAAAATAGGTATGGAATGGGAAGATACTGATATTGAAAACCATACCATTGTTAATATATTTAAAATAAAGCAATAA
- the hemE gene encoding uroporphyrinogen decarboxylase has product MIQNDLFLRALKGETVERPPVWMMRQAGRYLPEFRALRDKYDFFTRCKTPELAAEITVQPIRIVKPDAAILFSDILVVPQAMGIDVELKDNIGPIIPNPIRSAADVEKVYIPDVQESLGYVMDAIKLTKEMLNNEVPLIGFAGSPWTIFCYAVEGKGSKSFDTAKGFCFSQPEAAHVLLQKITDTTIAYLIEKVKTGVNAVQIFDSWGGMLSPVDYQEFSWKYINQIVEALAPHTEVIVFGKGCWFALNDMAKSKASALGVDWTCSPQNARYLTGGNITLQGNFDPSRLLSPIPTIKKMVHEMIDAFGKDKYIVNLGHGILPNIPVDHAKAFIEAVKEYQK; this is encoded by the coding sequence ATGATACAGAACGATTTATTTTTAAGAGCTTTAAAAGGAGAAACTGTAGAAAGACCTCCTGTATGGATGATGCGTCAGGCCGGACGTTATTTACCGGAATTCCGTGCATTACGGGACAAGTATGACTTTTTCACCCGTTGTAAAACTCCCGAGTTGGCTGCTGAAATAACCGTTCAACCGATACGTATTGTAAAACCGGATGCTGCTATCCTTTTTTCGGACATTCTGGTTGTACCGCAAGCAATGGGAATTGATGTGGAGTTGAAAGACAATATCGGCCCGATTATTCCAAACCCGATTCGTTCGGCAGCTGATGTGGAAAAAGTATATATTCCCGATGTTCAGGAATCTTTAGGTTATGTAATGGATGCTATTAAACTAACCAAAGAAATGCTAAATAACGAAGTACCGCTAATCGGTTTTGCCGGTTCACCATGGACAATCTTTTGTTATGCCGTGGAAGGAAAAGGTTCCAAAAGCTTTGATACCGCTAAAGGTTTCTGTTTTTCACAACCGGAAGCAGCGCATGTATTACTACAAAAAATTACCGATACTACGATTGCTTACCTGATCGAAAAAGTAAAAACCGGTGTGAATGCCGTTCAGATTTTCGACAGTTGGGGCGGAATGCTTTCTCCGGTTGATTATCAGGAGTTTTCATGGAAATACATTAACCAGATTGTAGAAGCATTGGCTCCACATACCGAAGTAATTGTCTTCGGAAAAGGTTGTTGGTTTGCCTTAAATGATATGGCAAAAAGTAAAGCTTCGGCTTTGGGTGTAGACTGGACTTGTTCGCCTCAGAATGCACGTTATCTAACCGGAGGAAATATTACATTACAAGGAAATTTTGATCCTTCCCGTTTGTTATCACCAATTCCGACCATTAAAAAAATGGTACACGAAATGATCGATGCTTTCGGAAAAGACAAATATATTGTGAATTTAGGCCATGGAATTTTACCGAACATTCCGGTTGATCATGCAAAAGCATTTATCGAAGCTGTAAAAGAGTATCAAAAATAA
- a CDS encoding DUF3575 domain-containing protein — protein sequence MINKIKICLLACLITTVAFSQTRIKGNIATAIAAIPNFGVETKIGEKLTFQFDATASFWKSFKSGPMEFTLAFAEVRYYTKDTNKGFFVGGHIGGSRYKIQKWNYWDSDYYQEGIGVMIGATVGYLYPINDHFSVELFLGGGSHQGFYKGYTMSTGERVDGADRYNKSSEFLPYRGGLMLVYKL from the coding sequence GTGATAAATAAAATTAAGATTTGTCTTTTAGCATGTTTGATCACAACAGTTGCATTTAGTCAAACCCGTATTAAAGGAAACATCGCTACGGCTATAGCCGCTATTCCGAATTTTGGCGTAGAAACCAAAATCGGTGAAAAACTTACCTTTCAATTCGATGCAACCGCTTCGTTTTGGAAATCATTTAAAAGCGGTCCGATGGAATTTACATTGGCTTTTGCCGAAGTCCGGTATTATACGAAGGATACTAACAAAGGCTTTTTTGTCGGTGGCCATATTGGCGGAAGCCGTTATAAAATTCAAAAATGGAATTACTGGGATTCCGATTATTACCAGGAAGGTATTGGTGTGATGATAGGAGCTACTGTAGGTTATCTGTACCCTATAAATGATCACTTTAGTGTAGAATTATTTTTAGGCGGAGGATCACATCAGGGTTTTTATAAAGGCTATACAATGTCGACCGGGGAACGGGTTGACGGTGCCGACAGATACAATAAGAGTAGCGAATTCCTTCCTTATCGCGGAGGTTTGATGTTGGTTTATAAATTATAA
- the hemF gene encoding oxygen-dependent coproporphyrinogen oxidase — MKETFYAYIQNLQDTITSALEKADGKAVFRQDIWERPEGGGGRTRVIENGNVFEKGGVNISAVHGPLPKAMQSYFNVGDVDFFACGLSLVIHPKNPMVPTVHANWRYFEMYDKEGNIINQWFGGGQDLTPYYLFEEDARHFHQICKTACDKHDPDFYSQFKKQCDAYFWNAHRNEARGIGGLFFDHCKATEKMTMENWYAFVTEVGNSFIDAYLPIVEKRKELTYTPENRNWQEIRRGRYVEFNLVHDKGTLFGLKTNGRIESILMSLPPHVQWVYDHHPEKDSPEEQLIAVLETPVDWLK, encoded by the coding sequence ATGAAAGAGACATTTTACGCATACATACAAAATTTACAGGATACAATTACATCCGCATTGGAAAAAGCCGATGGTAAAGCCGTTTTTCGTCAGGATATCTGGGAACGCCCGGAAGGTGGCGGCGGAAGAACCCGTGTTATCGAAAACGGTAATGTATTTGAAAAAGGAGGCGTTAATATTTCGGCTGTTCACGGACCGTTACCGAAAGCAATGCAATCCTATTTTAATGTAGGCGATGTCGATTTTTTTGCCTGTGGACTGAGTTTAGTCATCCATCCTAAAAATCCGATGGTACCAACTGTACATGCCAACTGGCGTTATTTTGAAATGTATGACAAAGAAGGAAATATTATAAACCAGTGGTTTGGCGGCGGACAAGATTTGACTCCTTATTATTTATTTGAAGAAGATGCCCGTCACTTTCATCAGATCTGTAAGACAGCCTGTGATAAACACGATCCGGACTTCTATTCGCAATTTAAAAAACAATGCGATGCCTATTTTTGGAATGCACATCGTAATGAAGCACGGGGAATTGGTGGGCTTTTCTTTGATCATTGTAAGGCAACCGAAAAAATGACAATGGAAAACTGGTATGCTTTTGTAACCGAAGTAGGAAATAGTTTTATTGATGCCTACCTTCCGATTGTCGAAAAACGAAAAGAGCTTACCTACACACCGGAAAACAGAAACTGGCAGGAAATCCGCAGAGGACGTTATGTGGAATTCAATCTGGTACACGACAAAGGAACACTGTTCGGATTAAAAACCAACGGACGTATTGAAAGTATTCTAATGAGTTTACCGCCACATGTACAATGGGTCTACGATCATCATCCGGAAAAAGACAGTCCGGAAGAACAATTGATTGCTGTTTTAGAAACACCCGTTGACTGGCTAAAATAG
- a CDS encoding DUF4421 family protein codes for MDFKKNFFIGFCILLSTFAFSQNDTLYQEVTQKYDTTYRVNYANKMICKLNIDSDINNIYIRKVREKSENKFIPNEIFKLRFSFDYRFLGITVSFSPSFFPGNNDNSIKGNTLILDLGFKFFYSDRLRQEIIYKNVQGYYLVSPENDELIEAYPHMKVNTYGGKTFFIVNRNFSYRAYESQTERQMRSVGSFIPSVYYAYNTLETNAENTTKLFIDKIYSYDLILQAGYMYNLVLDKKWFATAGFHPGIGYNHSKNFYQNNQSNLELEQKSQGINFNIDANLALGFNNSNFFSGVKANYRNFNYINELNTEFINTRIGIDFFIGYRFKESKPIKKVFEKIEKQLDRLPI; via the coding sequence ATGGATTTTAAAAAAAATTTTTTCATCGGATTCTGTATACTTCTGTCGACTTTTGCTTTTTCTCAAAATGATACCTTGTATCAGGAAGTCACGCAAAAGTACGACACAACGTATCGCGTCAATTATGCAAATAAGATGATCTGTAAACTGAATATTGATTCCGATATCAATAACATTTACATCCGTAAAGTCCGTGAAAAATCAGAAAATAAATTTATCCCGAATGAGATTTTTAAACTACGTTTTTCGTTCGATTACCGGTTTCTCGGGATAACCGTTTCTTTTTCTCCTAGTTTTTTTCCAGGTAATAATGACAACAGCATTAAAGGAAATACCCTTATTCTCGATCTGGGCTTTAAGTTTTTCTATTCTGATCGCCTCCGACAGGAAATTATCTATAAAAATGTACAGGGTTACTACCTGGTTTCCCCTGAAAATGATGAATTGATTGAAGCTTATCCGCATATGAAAGTGAATACTTATGGCGGAAAAACATTCTTTATTGTTAATCGCAATTTCTCGTATCGGGCTTACGAATCGCAAACGGAACGCCAAATGAGAAGTGTCGGTTCCTTTATTCCAAGTGTCTATTACGCATACAATACGCTCGAAACCAATGCCGAAAACACCACTAAACTGTTTATTGATAAGATTTATTCCTATGATCTTATCCTTCAGGCGGGTTATATGTATAATCTCGTTTTAGATAAAAAATGGTTTGCCACCGCAGGATTTCATCCCGGTATCGGTTATAACCATTCCAAAAACTTTTACCAGAACAATCAAAGTAATCTGGAACTCGAACAAAAATCTCAGGGAATCAATTTTAATATTGATGCCAATCTTGCTTTAGGCTTTAACAACAGCAATTTCTTTTCGGGCGTCAAAGCAAATTATCGGAATTTCAATTACATTAATGAATTGAATACCGAGTTTATCAATACCCGTATCGGCATCGATTTTTTTATCGGATATCGGTTTAAAGAGTCAAAACCGATTAAAAAAGTTTTTGAAAAAATCGAAAAACAATTGGACAGACTTCCGATATAA
- a CDS encoding HlyD family secretion protein, which yields MNDQNIFPEDILKSTVEYHIAKHSKKTNIIFWAIFVTLFSIIIATPFIYVDLYTTSRGQIIPQEKKASLYAPASGRVVLSGLEENKKVQAGDTLLIIDHKIIEEKGRLNNIQTSEYSDYISDLRHLLKRNYNALKTEQYKKEYLKHAQELYNIDVVIKTSQTEFDRADRLYNKQIIAKAEYEKTLLELNKLKNDRVNIIKQAELGWQKQLTDYLQSVTNIHSNSNQLREEEKTYVLIAPISGELLNVQGISKGSTVTPGSVIAEISPDRDIIVETYVSPSDIGYIKEGENVKYQIDAYNSNQWGFATGRIIDIGKDVVFIGDLPVYKIRSSISKKSLYLKNGSEGKLKKGMTLTSRFFLTKRSMFQLLFDEIEDWLNPYNSIKNE from the coding sequence ATGAACGACCAAAACATTTTTCCGGAAGATATTCTAAAGAGTACCGTAGAATATCATATTGCTAAACACAGCAAAAAAACCAACATTATTTTCTGGGCTATTTTTGTCACCTTGTTTAGCATCATTATTGCCACTCCTTTTATCTATGTTGATTTGTATACAACCAGCAGAGGACAGATAATTCCACAGGAGAAAAAAGCATCACTATATGCACCGGCGAGCGGTCGTGTTGTTTTATCCGGATTGGAAGAGAATAAAAAAGTACAGGCCGGAGATACCTTATTAATCATTGATCATAAAATAATTGAAGAAAAAGGGCGTCTGAACAATATTCAAACCAGTGAATACAGTGATTATATCTCCGATCTGCGTCATCTTTTAAAAAGGAATTACAACGCACTTAAAACCGAGCAATACAAAAAAGAATATCTGAAACATGCTCAGGAGTTATATAACATTGATGTAGTGATCAAAACTTCACAAACAGAATTCGACCGTGCTGATCGTCTTTATAACAAACAGATCATCGCCAAAGCAGAATATGAAAAGACTTTGTTAGAATTAAACAAGCTTAAAAACGACAGAGTTAACATTATCAAACAGGCTGAATTAGGTTGGCAAAAACAATTGACCGACTATTTACAATCCGTTACCAATATTCATTCCAACTCCAATCAGTTACGCGAAGAAGAAAAAACCTATGTATTGATTGCTCCGATAAGCGGCGAACTATTAAATGTTCAAGGGATTAGCAAAGGAAGTACCGTAACACCCGGTAGTGTAATTGCTGAGATCTCTCCGGATCGTGATATCATTGTGGAAACTTATGTTTCTCCGTCTGATATCGGTTATATCAAAGAAGGTGAAAATGTAAAATATCAGATTGATGCTTATAATTCCAATCAATGGGGATTTGCTACCGGGCGAATTATCGATATCGGAAAAGATGTTGTTTTTATCGGGGATTTACCGGTATACAAAATCAGAAGCTCCATTTCCAAAAAGAGTTTGTATTTAAAAAACGGTTCTGAAGGAAAATTGAAAAAAGGAATGACACTTACCAGTCGCTTCTTTCTTACCAAAAGAAGTATGTTCCAGTTATTATTTGATGAAATTGAAGATTGGTTAAACCCTTATAACAGCATTAAAAATGAGTAA
- a CDS encoding peptidase domain-containing ABC transporter, translating to MSKIAIKQHDYSDCGATCLASVAEHYNLSLPIARIRQYASTSQKGTTLLGLREAAIKLGFLAKGVKASLDSIKDIPLPAIAHVIIRQDDHEFPHYVVIYKVTDKYIQIMDPASGKIEKKSHEEFKSMSTEYFLILIPDEDIFKERNEKVSNLKRIAFLLKPHKYILIQAFIGAVIYTLLGFSMSIYVEKITDFVLVSGNKSLLNLMSVIVLGCILLQFTFGALKDFFLLKTSQQLDSRLILGYYKHLFTMPQKFFDTMRIGEIMSRIGDAVKIRLLINETALTVSVNILIVIFSFIFMYTYYWKLALIVSLIIPVYVIIYFIVNNLNKKAERQVMEKNAILEAQLVESIKNIGTVKRLSLEEFSKNKTELRFIDLLKSIYASGINSIFSRVSTEFVSRIFTVILLWAGTHYAIDGQITPGELFSFYSVIGYFTGPASQLIGTNVQIQNAMIAADRLFGIMDLDNEKTEATINLNKNNLGDIEFKNVDFSYEIGRNTFKELNLTIPKGKFTAIVGESGSGKSTIASLIQSIYNPTDGKISVGNYDLKYISKDSINKLITTVPQNVELFDGSIISNIAIGDQNPDMERIIDVSKKVGAYDFIESLPNGFDTYLGEFGANLSGGERQRIAFARALYKDPEVIILDEATSALDSESELVIKDLIQELSQQGKTIIVIAHKLHSIKNADIIMAFKKGELIENGTHDDLLNQKGYYYKMWQNNLN from the coding sequence ATGAGTAAAATCGCCATAAAACAACACGACTACAGCGACTGTGGAGCCACTTGTCTGGCATCGGTTGCCGAACATTATAACCTGAGCCTTCCTATTGCCCGAATCCGACAATATGCCAGTACGAGTCAAAAAGGAACTACACTTTTAGGTTTACGGGAAGCCGCTATCAAACTGGGATTCCTTGCAAAAGGCGTAAAAGCTTCTTTGGACAGTATTAAAGATATTCCGCTTCCTGCAATTGCCCATGTTATTATCCGTCAAGATGATCATGAGTTTCCGCACTATGTAGTGATCTATAAAGTAACCGATAAGTATATCCAGATTATGGATCCGGCTTCCGGTAAAATAGAAAAAAAATCACATGAGGAATTCAAAAGCATGTCTACCGAATATTTTCTGATTCTGATTCCGGATGAAGATATTTTCAAAGAAAGAAATGAGAAAGTTTCGAATCTAAAACGTATTGCATTCCTGTTAAAGCCACATAAATACATTTTGATTCAGGCTTTTATCGGTGCCGTTATTTACACGCTCCTGGGTTTTTCTATGTCCATTTATGTCGAAAAAATTACCGATTTTGTATTGGTTAGCGGAAACAAAAGCCTTTTGAATCTGATGAGCGTTATTGTTTTGGGTTGTATTTTACTCCAATTTACTTTTGGTGCTTTAAAGGATTTTTTCCTTCTCAAAACAAGTCAGCAATTGGATTCCCGTTTAATTCTGGGTTATTATAAACATTTGTTTACCATGCCACAGAAATTTTTCGATACCATGCGTATCGGTGAAATCATGTCCCGTATCGGAGATGCTGTTAAAATCCGATTATTGATCAATGAAACAGCACTGACCGTTTCAGTAAACATCCTAATCGTGATATTCTCTTTTATCTTTATGTATACCTATTACTGGAAACTGGCATTGATTGTATCGCTAATTATTCCGGTATACGTGATCATCTATTTTATCGTGAACAATCTGAATAAGAAAGCAGAACGTCAGGTAATGGAAAAAAATGCGATACTGGAAGCGCAATTGGTCGAATCTATTAAAAATATCGGGACCGTAAAACGTTTATCACTGGAAGAATTTTCCAAAAACAAAACCGAACTGCGTTTTATTGACTTATTGAAAAGTATTTATGCTTCCGGTATTAACAGTATTTTTTCGAGAGTTTCAACCGAATTCGTTTCTCGTATTTTTACTGTAATCCTATTGTGGGCCGGTACTCATTATGCTATCGACGGTCAGATTACACCCGGGGAATTATTCTCTTTTTATTCTGTTATCGGCTATTTTACCGGACCGGCTTCTCAGCTAATCGGAACCAATGTTCAGATTCAGAATGCGATGATTGCAGCCGACCGTTTATTTGGTATTATGGATTTGGATAACGAAAAAACAGAAGCAACTATTAACCTCAACAAAAACAATTTGGGTGATATTGAATTCAAAAATGTGGACTTTTCGTATGAAATCGGTAGAAATACTTTTAAAGAACTTAATCTTACGATTCCGAAAGGTAAATTCACCGCTATTGTAGGCGAAAGCGGAAGCGGAAAAAGTACCATTGCTTCTTTAATCCAAAGTATTTACAACCCGACAGACGGTAAGATTTCGGTTGGAAATTACGATCTGAAATATATTTCAAAAGACAGCATCAACAAATTGATTACTACTGTTCCGCAAAATGTTGAGCTTTTCGACGGTTCTATTATTTCCAATATTGCGATCGGAGATCAGAATCCGGATATGGAGCGCATCATTGATGTCAGCAAAAAAGTAGGAGCCTATGATTTTATTGAATCATTACCGAATGGGTTCGATACGTATCTCGGTGAGTTCGGAGCCAATTTATCCGGTGGAGAACGGCAACGAATCGCTTTTGCCAGAGCGCTATACAAAGATCCGGAAGTGATTATTCTGGACGAGGCAACATCAGCATTGGATTCGGAATCAGAACTGGTTATCAAAGATTTAATTCAGGAATTATCCCAACAAGGAAAAACAATTATTGTGATCGCTCATAAATTACATTCCATAAAAAATGCCGATATTATTATGGCTTTTAAAAAGGGTGAATTAATTGAGAACGGAACACATGACGATTTGCTAAACCAAAAAGGCTACTACTATAAAATGTGGCAAAACAATTTAAACTAA